TCTCCAAAAAATTCAAAAGATGAAAATCCAACGAATCCAGAAAGCTACAGGTAAGGTTGACACTCTGGCTTCACCGGAAACCATTTTTCCAGGGAACCAAACAACCAGTTATAGCTTTTCAGATAAATATTTCCTGGGGGCGCGGGCGTCCCGTCCGCACTAAATCTATTGATAACAAACGAGTTGCGGGCGAGACACCCGCGCTCCCAACCAGAAATCTTTTTCTGAAGAACTATAGGATTAAGTGGGATTGTGATTGATAGTTTATTTGAGAACTTTGACTTGGACACATCTTAACTGAATTAAGTTGGAAATGTCTGTGTCTTTCGGCAAATTTGGAGTGCGGCCCACTTGACGCCGCTTTGCTTTTCAATTGGAGTTTCCATCCCACCATGCACCAGTTCACCCTCGATTCCACCTCTCTGAGAATCATTGACAGCCATCTCGACGCCTGTTTCCCAGAATTACGTCAGCCCGGCCAGCAAGCATTGCCCTCGATTGTCGTTTCAGGCGGCTGGTTGGCGTGGTATTTGACCTGGGTTACCAGAGCGGATGGCATCACCTTTGGTCGCTTTATTTTTTTACGGCCTCGGATTTTTCGGCAATCACAGACAACTGAAAGGGTGCTTGAAACCCTGGGACCGCTGGTGGTTCACGAAGCCACCCACGTCTGGCAATACCGCCGGGATGGAATGCTTCCCTTTTTGGTGACCTATGTTGGTGCGTACCTGCGCAACCTGACCCGGTCTGGCCTCTGGTGGGTGCTGAGCGCCCATACCCGTCATCAGGCATATCTGGCGATTCCTTATGAAGTCCAGGCTCGCCATGCCGAAGCCATGTGGCACGTTTTTCATCCATCAGTCTGAAACAGGCGCGAAATTGTGGCAGAGCCGGACACTTTCAGATAGAGTTGGAAGTTCCCTCGCTGATTCCAGGAAACCCACTTCATTTCAGGAGCATGTTATGGCCCACTTGATCGAACGTCCGCGACGCAACCGCCGCACGGATGCCATCCGGCGCATGGTTCGCGAAACGGCGATCACGCCTTCCGATTTTGTCGCCCCACTGTTTGTCATGGACGGTACTGACACCCGCATTCCAATTTCATCCATGCCCGGATGTTATCGCCTGACGATTGATTTGCTGGTTGCTGAGTGCAAGGAACTGGCAGCGCTTGGCATTCCCGGTGTCGCGCTCTTTCCGGCGCTTCCGGATTCCAAAAAAGATAAGCGCGGCACGGAAAGTGTCAATCCGGATGGTTTGTTTGCCCGTTCGATTCAGGCCGTCAAGGAAAGCGTCCCCGATTTGATGATTTTTACTGATGTGGCGCTGGATCCTTATTCTTCAGATGGACACGATGGCATCGTCAATGAGCGGGGTGAAATCGTCAACGACGAAACCCTCGAAGTCCTGGCCCAAATGGCCGTCGCCCAGGCACGCGCCGGAGCGGACTTTGTGGCCCCATCGGATATGATGGATGGTCGCATCGGAGCAATTCGTCAAGCCCTTGATCAAGAAGGATTTATCAATGTCGGCATCATGTCGTATGCCGTCAAGTACGCTTCGGCCTTTTATGGCCCGTTCCGCGATGCGCTGGATTCCGCCCCAAAATTTGGCGACAAGAAAACCTACCAGATGGATCCGGCCAATGCCCGCGAAGCCCTGCGTGAAGTTCGGCTCGACATTGCCGAGGGTGCCGATATGGTTATGGTCAAACCGGCGCTGGCCTATCTCGATGTGATTCGGCTGGTGCGGGGTGCGGTTGATGTCCCGGTGACGGCCTATCAGGTCAGCGGCGAATACGCCATGGTCAAAGCGGCGGATGAGCGGGGCTGGATTGACGGCCAACGCTGCATGCTGGAAATCCTGACGGCCATTAAACGCGCTGGGGCTGACGTCATCTTTACTTACTTTTCGAAAGAAGCCGCCCAACTCTTGAATTAAGAGTGATTAGTGGTTAGTGATTAGTTCTTAGTTCTTGGTTCTTGGTTCTTCTTCGAAAGTATTGATTTCTAACCACTAACCACTAACCACTAACCACTTTCTTCATTCTTCATTTCTTTATTCTTATGTTGAGTGATTTACCAGAACGACTCCCACGGATTGCGGCCTCGGACTACCTGAATTCGGCGCTATTGATTTACAGTTTTCTCCACGGCGAACAGCAGGACAAATGCCGGTTGTTCCCAGACGCGGCACCGGCACGGTGTGCTGAAATGCTGCGGACTGGTCGGGTCGAGGCGGCCCTCATCCCAGCGATTGAATATCAGCGGATTCCAGGGTTGCGAGTGATTCCGGAGGTTACTGTTTCTTCAAAACAACAGGTTCGAAGCGTCGTGCTCGCATCGCAGGTGCCAGTCTCGGAAGTGCGGAGCGTGGCGCTCGATACCTCCTCACGAACATCGGTTTCGCTTATTCGGATTCTGTTTCGTGAGTTTTATGGACACCAGCCTCAATACTCATCCGCCGCGCCGAACTTGGGCGAGATGCTGAGTCAAAATGATGCAGCGGTACTTATTGGCGACCCGGCCATGACGTTTGATCGGACAGGGCTGTATGTCTATGACCTGGCTCAGGAATGGCGCACGTTTACCGGCTTGCCGTTTGTATTCGCCGTGTGGGCGGTTGAAACATCAGCCGTGGAGAAAGTCTGTTCTGCCGTTGACTTTGCCGCCGCTCGTGACGAAGGACTCCGCCACAAGGCTGAACTCGCCGCTAAATATAGCCAGATGTTGAATTTACCGGAAAGCGACCTGGTGGATTACCTGACCAACAATATTTGCTACACCCTGGATGAGGAAAACCTGGCCGGATTGCGCCGCTATTATGAACTTGCCGCCAAATACGAACTGATCGAAACGGCCCAGCCGATTCGGTGGGCCTGATTTCAATTATGAATTATGAATTATGAGTATAGATAAGGAACATCATAACCCTTCCACCCTGGAAACAATTGCAAGAATGCCCGTGACACCACCGCTTGAAAATGGCGATCATTTGTCGCGTGAGGAATTTGAACGCCGATTTTGGGCCATGCCCGAATTAAAAAAGGCGGAACTCATTCAAGGAGTTGTGTTTATGCCGTCACCAGTCCGGTATGAGAGCCATGGAAAACCCCATTCGGCGGTGATGTTGTGGCTGACCCATTACGAAACATTCACGCCAGGCGTCGGTGTGGGTGACAACACTTCGGTCCGGTTGGACGAAGAAACAGAAGTTCAACCTGATGCCTTGTTGAGAGTTCAAGCCGAGTATGGTGGGAAAAGCAGTGTGAGCGATGATGATTTTGTGGTTGGAGCACCTGAATTGATTTTTGAAGTTGCCGCCAGTAGCGCGTCTTATGATTTACACGAAAAATTCAGACTCTATTGCAACCATGGGGTGCGGGAATACATTGTCTGGAGAGTTCGGGATGGCGTCATTGACTGGTTTCAACGAGTAGACAACCAGTTTCAACGCCTTGAGCCTGATAGTGCGGGAGTTATTGAAAGCCATCTCTTTCCTGGTCTGCGCCTGGCAGTATCAGCTTTCATCCGGCGAGACCTTACCACGGTTTTGACCATATCTCAGGAAGGA
This genomic window from Acidobacteriota bacterium contains:
- the hemB gene encoding porphobilinogen synthase — translated: MAHLIERPRRNRRTDAIRRMVRETAITPSDFVAPLFVMDGTDTRIPISSMPGCYRLTIDLLVAECKELAALGIPGVALFPALPDSKKDKRGTESVNPDGLFARSIQAVKESVPDLMIFTDVALDPYSSDGHDGIVNERGEIVNDETLEVLAQMAVAQARAGADFVAPSDMMDGRIGAIRQALDQEGFINVGIMSYAVKYASAFYGPFRDALDSAPKFGDKKTYQMDPANAREALREVRLDIAEGADMVMVKPALAYLDVIRLVRGAVDVPVTAYQVSGEYAMVKAADERGWIDGQRCMLEILTAIKRAGADVIFTYFSKEAAQLLN
- a CDS encoding menaquinone biosynthesis protein translates to MLSDLPERLPRIAASDYLNSALLIYSFLHGEQQDKCRLFPDAAPARCAEMLRTGRVEAALIPAIEYQRIPGLRVIPEVTVSSKQQVRSVVLASQVPVSEVRSVALDTSSRTSVSLIRILFREFYGHQPQYSSAAPNLGEMLSQNDAAVLIGDPAMTFDRTGLYVYDLAQEWRTFTGLPFVFAVWAVETSAVEKVCSAVDFAAARDEGLRHKAELAAKYSQMLNLPESDLVDYLTNNICYTLDEENLAGLRRYYELAAKYELIETAQPIRWA
- a CDS encoding Uma2 family endonuclease, with the translated sequence MPVTPPLENGDHLSREEFERRFWAMPELKKAELIQGVVFMPSPVRYESHGKPHSAVMLWLTHYETFTPGVGVGDNTSVRLDEETEVQPDALLRVQAEYGGKSSVSDDDFVVGAPELIFEVAASSASYDLHEKFRLYCNHGVREYIVWRVRDGVIDWFQRVDNQFQRLEPDSAGVIESHLFPGLRLAVSAFIRRDLTTVLTISQEGIGSDSHQAFVKQLERNLISIKS